A segment of the Candidatus Pelagisphaera phototrophica genome:
AAAATCCAGGCCATTACACCGCCACAATCTACGACGGCCCGAAGGGCAACGTGGTCTTCAACGCCGCCACGATCTGGTGGGCCAACGGCTTGTCCAGCCCGCCCGGACACAAAACCCCGGTCAGACATGGCGTCGCTCAACAAGGCTCGGACGAGCGCGTCCAGAAAATCACCCACAACCTATTTCAACGTATAATAAAACCTTAAACGTGATCTCAGTATTCCCCCGACTGCGTGTCAATTTATCCGAAATAATCTAAAAACCACGCCGCCTTGCTGCGTAGCTACGTCGAGACTTCGGCGTGGAATCTTATTGAACTCGTCAAAATTATCCCAAAAACCACATGAACGAATCCCAGAACCCTCAGCGCGGCCTTCATCGTCGCGATCTCATCAAAGGCGCGACTGCGGCCAGTTTAAGCCTTGCAGCGGGCTCGATAGGGATCCCTGAATCCCTTGGGCAATCATCCGTATCCAGTTCATCGCGACAAAACCTGTTCCGAATCGGGATGTGGGACCCGACGATCGCCCGAATGTCCTCTTTGTTATTGTAGGCGATTTGAATGTGGTGCTGGGTTCATACCTTGACTCCGCCCGTCATCCGCATTATACTAACGCTAAATCGCTAAATTGAGGTGCAATTTTATTGAGATCTCTTAAATTTCTAAACAGTTTTAATACGAAGACATCATGTTATCTCTTTCGAACAAATATTTCGAAGTTTTCTCGTTTCTAAATTTGGTAGCGGCCGATCTTCGAGCGGCCGCTGATCCCGCTAAGCGGAATTCAGACATCGCCTCGTCGGTGGCTATTAAAAAATAATGGCCGCTCGGAGTTCGGCTGCACCCAAAGAAAAGTTCGGGACTTAACCCGATAATCGTTATCCTAATCATGAATAAAAAAATAAATCGCCGTAACTTCATAAAAACAACCGCCACTGCCGCTATCGGCATGCCGACCCTGATACCGGCCAGCGCACTCGGCAAAAATGGGGCCGTGGCTCCCA
Coding sequences within it:
- a CDS encoding twin-arginine translocation signal domain-containing protein, producing MNESQNPQRGLHRRDLIKGATAASLSLAAGSIGIPESLGQSSVSSSSRQNLFRIGMWDPTIARMSSLLL